Part of the Streptomyces sp. RFCAC02 genome is shown below.
ACGCGCGGCAGCAGGGCGGCCGGCGGCCGGTAGCGGGTGTCGGTGAGGCCGAGCGGGCCGGTGACGAGGCCGGCGACCAGCGCGGCGAGGTCCCGCCCGCCGGCCGCCTCGCACAGGGCGCCGAGCGCGATCAGGCCGAGGTCCGAGTACGCGTACCCCTCGGTCAGGGGCTGCCGCGCGATCGCCGCGAGCCGCGCCGCGCCGTCCGGGAAGGGCGCGAGGTCGATGACGGGCGGCAGCCCGGCGGTGTGCGTGAGCAGCCGCCGCGCCGTCACCCCGGCCGGGAAGCCGGGCAGGTGACGGGCGACCGGCGCGTCCAGGTCCAGCGCGCCGCGCTCGGCGAGCGCCACCGCCACCACCGCCGTGTACAGCTTCGACAGGGACGCCAGGTCGAACACCGTGTCCGTCCGCATCGGCACCCGCGCGCCCCCGTGCCGCACGGCGGAACCGCGCGCAGCGTGCTCCACGACGACACCGTGCCGCGCCGCGAGCACCACGAACCCGGGGTACGCGGGCTCCGGCTCCCGGCCGCCCGGCAGGAACGCCTCCAGGGCGGGCACGATCCCGGCCACCGCGTCCGCCGCGAGTCCCGCCTCCGCCGGCGTACCGGGCCGCAGCTCCGTCATGCCTGCCGGTGCACCTTCGTGTTGGACGCCTGGGCGCGGGGCCGCAGCACCAGCAGGTCGACGTTCACGTGCGGCGGACGCGTCACGGCCCACGCCACGGTGTCCGCCACGTCGTCGGCCGTCAGGGGCTCGGCGACCCCCTCGTACACCTTGGCCGCGCGCTCCGCGTCGCCCCCGAACCGGACCAGGGAGAACTCTTCCGTCCGCACCATGCCGGGCGCGATCTCGATCACCCGCACCGGCCGGTCCACGATCTCCAGGCGCAGCGTCCGCGCGAGGACGTGCGCCCCGTGCTTGGCCGCGACATAGCCCGCGCCGCCCTCGTACACGCCGTGCCCGGCGGTCGAGGAGATCACGACGACGGTCCCGGCGCCCGAGGCCGTCAGCGCGGGCAGCAGCGCCTGCGTCACGTGCAGGACGCCGAGGACGTTGACCTCGTACATCGTGCGCCAGTCCGCCGGGTCGGCGTCGGCGACGGCGTCCATGCCGAGGGCACCGCCCGCGTTGTTCACCAGCACGTCGCAGCGGTCCAGGGAGGCGGCGAACGCGTCCACCGCCGCCCGGTCCGTCACATCGAGCGGGTACGCCTCGGCCCGCCGCCCGGCCGCCGTCAGCTCGGCGGCCAGCGCCCCGATCCGGTCGGCGCGGCGGGCGGTGAGCACCACCCGGTGGCCCTCGGCGGCCAGGCGGCGCGCCGACGCGGCGCCGATGCCGCTGCTCGCCCCCGTGACGACGGCGACCGGCGTCGCCGCGGCGGGACCCGCAGGTCCCGGTGAGTGGGTGGGCGTCGTGGACACAGGTGCCTCCCGCGTACCTCAGTGCTCTCGTGGCACATACATGATGACCACGACCCCGGCCAGCACGATCAGCGCGCCGATCACGTCCCACCGGTCCGGCCGGAAACCGTCCGCCACCATGCCCCAGGCCAGCGACCCGGCGACGAAGACACCACCGTACGCGGCGAGAATCCGCCCGAACTCCGCGTCCGGCTGGAGCGTCGCCACGAACCCGTACAGGCCGAGCGCGGCGAGCCCCGCCCCGATCCACAGCCAGCCGCGGTGCTCCCGCACGCCCTGCCACACGAGCCACGCCCCGCCGATCTCGCACAGCGCGGCCAGCACGAACAGCGCGACCGAGCGCGCGACCGTCATCCCCGGCCGGCCCGCAGCCGCAGCGCGAACTCGGTGGCCCAGTAGGTGAGGACCATCTCGGCGCCCGCGCGGCGGAACGCCATCAGCGTCTCCTCGATCGCCCGCTCACGGTCCAGCCAGCCGCGCTCCGCCGCCGCCTCGACCATCGCGTACTCGCCGGAGATCTGGTACGCCGCGACCGGCACCGGCGAGACGTCGGCGATCTGCCGCAGGATGTCCAGGTACGGCAGGCCCGGCTTCACCATCACCATGTCGGCGCCCTCGGCGAGGTCGAGCTCCAGCTCGCGCAGCGCCTCGCGGGCGTTCGGCGGGTCCTGCTGGTACGTCTTGCGGTCGCCGGTCAGCGACGAGTTCACGGCCTCCCGGAAGGGCCCGTAGAACGCGGACGCGTACTTCGCGGTGTACGCGAGCAGCGCCACGTCCCGGTGACCGGCCGCGTCGAGCGCCGCCCGGATCACGGCGATCTGGCCGTCCATCATGCCGCTGGGGCCGAGCACGTGCGCGCCGGCCTCGGCCTGCACCACGGCCATCTCGGCGTACCGCGCGAGCGTCGCGTCGTTGTCGACGCGGCCGTGCGCGTCGAGCACGCCGCAGTGGCCGTGGTCCGTCACCTCGTCCAGGCAGGTGTCGGCCATCACGACCAGCGCGTCCCCGACCTCGGACCGCACGTCCCGGAGCGCACGCTGCAGGATGCCGTCCGGGTCGGTGCCCGGCGTGCCGACCGCGTCCTTCTTCGCCTCCTCCGGCACACCGAACAGCATGATGCCGCTCACCCCGGCCCCGGCCGCCTCGGCGGCGGCCCGCCGCAGCGAGTCCCGCGTGTGCTGCACGACGCCCGGCATCGTCCCGATCGGCACCGGCTCGGCGATGCCCTCCCGGACGAACGCCGGCAGGATCAGGTCGGCGGCGTCGAGCCGGTGCTGCGCGACCATCCGGCGCATGGCCGGCGTGGTCCGCAGCCGCCGGGGCCGGACCACCGGGCGGCGGGGGTCGTGCGGGTCCTGCGGGTCGATCATCGGAACTTCCTCGTCTCACCCGCGCCCGGCGCGCTACGGCGTACGGGTCCGCCGGCGCTGCGGGCGCTTCTCGCTCGGCCGCTTCAGCACCTCGCCGGCCTCCAGGGCCGCGAGCCGCCGGGCGGCACCGTACTGGGCCAGCGCGTCCGTCAGCGCCTGCACCGAGGGCTCGGGCGCCATGACGTCGACCCGCAGGCCGTGCTCCTCGGCGGTCCGCGCCGTCGCCGGGCCGATGCACGCGATCACCGTGACGTTGTGCGGCTTCCCGGCGATGCCGACGAGGTTGCGCACCGTGCTGGACGACGTGAACAGCACGGCGTCGAACCCGCCGCCCTTGATCGCCTCCCGCGTCTCGGCCGGCGGCGGCGAGGCGCGCACCGTCCGGTACGCCGTCACGTCGTCCACCTCC
Proteins encoded:
- a CDS encoding serine hydrolase domain-containing protein encodes the protein MTELRPGTPAEAGLAADAVAGIVPALEAFLPGGREPEPAYPGFVVLAARHGVVVEHAARGSAVRHGGARVPMRTDTVFDLASLSKLYTAVVAVALAERGALDLDAPVARHLPGFPAGVTARRLLTHTAGLPPVIDLAPFPDGAARLAAIARQPLTEGYAYSDLGLIALGALCEAAGGRDLAALVAGLVTGPLGLTDTRYRPPAALLPRVAATEEQPWTGRPLVHGTVHDENAYALGGVAGHAGVFATAWDVAVLAQTMLNGGSYGGRRVLAAASVREMLTDHNAHLGPGAARGLGWQLDQPDWMGDLASPTAFGHTGFTGTSVVADRATGTLLVLLTNRVHPTRHRGTGHAWRRAAARALARAAAEA
- a CDS encoding SDR family NAD(P)-dependent oxidoreductase, which produces MSTTPTHSPGPAGPAAATPVAVVTGASSGIGAASARRLAAEGHRVVLTARRADRIGALAAELTAAGRRAEAYPLDVTDRAAVDAFAASLDRCDVLVNNAGGALGMDAVADADPADWRTMYEVNVLGVLHVTQALLPALTASGAGTVVVISSTAGHGVYEGGAGYVAAKHGAHVLARTLRLEIVDRPVRVIEIAPGMVRTEEFSLVRFGGDAERAAKVYEGVAEPLTADDVADTVAWAVTRPPHVNVDLLVLRPRAQASNTKVHRQA
- a CDS encoding YnfA family protein, with product MTVARSVALFVLAALCEIGGAWLVWQGVREHRGWLWIGAGLAALGLYGFVATLQPDAEFGRILAAYGGVFVAGSLAWGMVADGFRPDRWDVIGALIVLAGVVVIMYVPREH
- the hemB gene encoding porphobilinogen synthase; the protein is MIDPQDPHDPRRPVVRPRRLRTTPAMRRMVAQHRLDAADLILPAFVREGIAEPVPIGTMPGVVQHTRDSLRRAAAEAAGAGVSGIMLFGVPEEAKKDAVGTPGTDPDGILQRALRDVRSEVGDALVVMADTCLDEVTDHGHCGVLDAHGRVDNDATLARYAEMAVVQAEAGAHVLGPSGMMDGQIAVIRAALDAAGHRDVALLAYTAKYASAFYGPFREAVNSSLTGDRKTYQQDPPNAREALRELELDLAEGADMVMVKPGLPYLDILRQIADVSPVPVAAYQISGEYAMVEAAAERGWLDRERAIEETLMAFRRAGAEMVLTYWATEFALRLRAGRG